The Sphaerisporangium siamense genome includes the window CTGGGCCGCGGCGTCGGGGGCGGACGGGGAGGTGACCAGCGTGGGCGGCCGCCAGGTGCCGGACTTCACGGCGGCCGCGACCAGGGCCATCGTCAGCGGGCTGACCCGCACGGTCTGCCCTGCGATGATCTTGGCCTTGGCGGCGTCGCCGGCCGCCTGCGGCACCGTGCCGCTGAAGGACCGCAGCGGCAGCGACCAGCCGACGCCGACGCCGAACCGCGCGGCCGTCTGGGACAGCTCGGCGGCGTCGACCCGGCGCGCCAGCGACGCCAGCGCGGTCACGCATCCCTGGGCGAACCCGGTTCTGATGGTGAGCGAGCCGCCCGAGGGAACCGACGCCTGCTGGAACCGCGCGCCGCCGACCGTGCGGTCGGCCGGGCACGGCACCTTCTGCCGCAGGTCCACCCCCGCCCGCAGCAGCGCCTCCAGCGCGACGATCGAGAAGGTGCTGCCAGGCGGGAACCTCCCGGCGAGCCCGTCGCGCAGCTGGTCCATCTCGTGGGCGCCGACGGCGAGGATCTCGCCGGTGGACGCCTTGACCGCGACCAGCGTGGCGGGCGCCGTGCCGCTGACGGCGAGGTCGGCCGCGCGCTGCACGCCCTTGTCGATGGTCGTCTTCACCGAGGTGGTGTTGGTCCTGCCCGGCCATTTGGCGAGCTCGGCGACCGGCTCGTTGGTCTTGAGGTCGTAGGTGATGACCTTGGTGCCGGTGGAGCCGGTGAGCTGGTCCTGGTAGGCCTTCTGCAGCCCGCCCTGGCCCACGGTGTCGCCGGCCAGCTGCGGGCCGCCGAGCTGCTGCTCGGTCTCCGGGGTGATCGCGCCGACCTTGCCGATGATGTCGGCGGGCTCGGCGGGCGCGACCGGCTGCGACTTCTTGTCGATGGTCAGGTCGGGGATCTCGTCCAGCCGGTCGCGGAGCTGGGCGTACTTGCGCCCGCCGAAGGTGACCAGCGGCACGAAGTCCTGCGGCGGGGCGGACCTGATGCGGCTGAGCAGACGGTCCTGGGGGAAGCCGGTCAGGTGGTAGAGCCGCTCGCAGACGCCGACCGGGTCCTTCACCCGGGCCGGGTAGACGCCGGCGACGTAGAGGGTGGCCTCGCGCTGGAGGGGGTCGCCGTTGCGGTCCTCGATGGGCTGGCGCCCCTCGGTGGAGACCTCGACGGCGAAGCGCTGGCCCGGGTGCAGCTCGGGGTGGATGACGCTGGGCGACCAGCGGACCTTCCACCTGCCGTCCACCAGGTGCAGGGGCAGCTTGTTGTCGTACTGCCACAGCGGGTTGTTGTCCCCGAGGTCGACCTGGGCGCGGAAGTCGGCGACCGCCGAGTCGCCGTCCGTGGTCAGGCCCTTGAGCGAGAAGCGGATCGACGCGGCGTCGAGCTGCACCCCGGTGTCCTCCAGGGCCTTGCCGACGACCTTGGGGTCGCCGTCGGTGCGGCCCGCGGCGTCGTCGTAGCGGCCGGTCTGCCAGCCGACGAGGAACTCGCTGACGGCGTCGTGCGGCGACGGCTCGGCGAAGCAGGCGGACGCCGTGGGGACGAGCACGGCGCACGCCAGCCCCGCCGACAACGTTCTTCTCATGCGCACGCCAAGGCTCCCCGGCGTCACCGGTTGCGGTACCGCAGGGCGCGGGCCATCTCGCGGGTCGCCTGCTTCTCGGCGAGGTCGTGGCGCTTGTCCCAGGTCTTCTTGCCTCGCGCGATGCCGATCTCGATCTTCGCCCTGCCGTCCTTGAAGTACAGGGCGAGGGGGACCAGCGTGAGCCCCGACTCCTTCGTCTTGGCGATGATCTTGCCGATCTCTTTCCTGTGGAGCAGGAGCTTGCGCGGGCGGCGCGCGGCGTGGTTGGTCCACGTGCCCATGTGGTACTCGGGGATGTGGACGTTCATCAGCCACACCTCGTCGTCCTTCACCTGGGCGAAGCCGTCCGCGAGGCTCGCGCGGCCCGCGCGCAGGGACTTGACCTCCGTCCCCATGAGGACGAGCCCGGCCTCGTAGGTGTCCTCGATGTGATAGTCGTGCCGGGCACGCTTGTTCTGGGCGATGAGCTTACGCCCGCTCTCACGTGGCATAGCTGCGAGCCTACCGGGGCCCGTCACACCCGCAGGTATCGCCGGAGCATGAAGAACGAGGCCACGATGCAGATCAGGACGCCCACCACGGTGGTCAGCGTGATCACCTGGGCGACGTCGCTCCAGCTTAGCTGGGTGGACAGCACGAAGTACTGTTTCATGCCGTCGAACAGCACGATCTTGGCGAACATCAGCAGGACCGCCGAGATCACGCCGCCGACCAGGCCGGCGATCGTGCCCTCCATCACGAACGGCAACTGGATGTAGAGGTTGGAGGCGCCGACCAGGCGCATGATGCCGGTCTCACGTCTGCGGTTGTAGGCGGACAACCGCACGGTGTTGCCGATCAGCAGGATCGCCGCGAACACCTGGATCATCGCCACGACGAGCGCGGCCCAGCGCAGCTTGCCCATGAGCCCGAAGAACTTGTCCAGCAGTTCCTGGTCGTTGACCACGTTGGACACTCCGGGGGCGCCGCTGAGCGCGTCCACGACGGCCTTGTAGTCGTTGGGGTCCTTGAGCTTGACGCGGAAGGACTCCGGCATGTCCTCGGGCTTGACCGCGGAGAGCAGGACGTTGTTGCTGCTGAAGGTCGCCTTCCAGTTGTCGTAGGCCTTCTGCTGGCCCTCGAAGAAGACGGTCTCCACCTGCTTCATTTGCTTGATCTGGGCCTGCAGCGCCTGCTTCTCCTGCTCGCTGACGGCCCCGCGCCCCTTGCACGCCTCGAACGGGTCGTTCTTCTTGCACAGGTAGGCCGAGAGCTGGACCTTGTCGGTCCAGAAGTTGCTCATGTTCCCGACCTGTGCGTTGATCATCAGCCCAATGCCGAGCAGCGCCATTCCGATGGCCACGGTCACGATGACGGCGATGGTCATCGTGAGGTTTCGGCGCAGGCCGATCCAGACCTCAGAGAAGATGAAGTTTGCCCGCATGCTTTGGGTGTCCCCTGTTGCTCTCGCTTGGTGATCAGTACGCCTGGCCGTAGACGCCGCGCGACTGATCGCGGACGATCTTGCCGTCCTCCAGCTCGACCACGCGCTTGCGCATGGAGTCGACGATGGCGGCGTCATGGGTGGCCATGACGACGGTGGTGCCGGTCCGGTTGATCCGGTCGAGCACCTTCATGATGCCGATGCTGGTCGCGGGGTCGATGTTGCCGGTCGGCTCGTCCGCCAGCAGGATCATCGGACGGTTCACGAACGCGCGCGCCATCGCGACGCGCTGCTGCTCGCCTCCGGACAGCTCGTCGGGCATGCGGTGGGCCTTGCCCTCCAGGCCGACCAGCTCCACGACCTCGGGCACGACCTTGCGGATGAACCGCCGGGGCTTGCCGATGACCTCCAGGGCGAAGGCCACGTTCTCGTAGACGTTCTTGTTGGGCAGCAGCCGGAAGTCCTGGAACACGCAGCCGATACGACGGCGTAGGTGCGGCACCTTGAAGTTGGACAGGCGCGCCAGATCCTTGCCGGCGACGTGGATGGCGCCCGAGTTGGGGCGCTCCTCCTTCAGGACCAGCCGGAGAAAGGTTGACTTCCCCGACCCCGAAGGACCGACCAGGAACACGAACTCACCCTTGTCGACGTCCACGCTCACGTGGTCGAGGGCGGGCCGGTTCTGGTTAACGTAGACCTTGGTGACATTATCGAAATGGATCACAGGCGCATCACGGCATGCCAGTCTAGGGGTTGGGACGGTCGCGGGAGTGGCCGCGTGAGCCACATCGCATTGCTCGCCGACCGGGGGGCGCCGGTCTTTACCATTGATCGACGTTCCGGTTGGCCGAGGCTCAGTCTAGGGGTAACACTGGCATGGAACGTCCATAACGGAAACAAAACGATTCCACACTCGCTAACGGCCTGGTAAAGCGATCATCGTGGAGAGGGAGATATCCCGTGAGCTGCGAACACCTCATCTGCGCACAGTGCGCCGGCCCCGTGGTCGAGGGACGCTGCCCCGCGTGCAGGGCCGCCAGGAGCAGGGTGCACCACCATGGGTTCGGCGGCCTGTCGCCCGTGCTCATCGCGGTCGTACTCGTCGCGCTGCTGGTCTTCACGCTGGCGCTCAGGCACCTGTACGGCGCCTGACGGACCATCCCCCGCGGCAAGGACGGCCCCGCGCCGCCCGTGACGGCGAGGGCGCGCGGACCTCAGGCCCTCGCGCCCGCCGTCACTGCGAGGCGCCGGTCTCCTGGCGGCGCATCCAGCGGATCTCGCCCTCGATGAAATCGTCCAGGTCACCGTCGAGGACGGCGCTCGGGTTGCCCGCCTCGACCGAGGTGCGAAGATCCTTGACGATCTGGTAGGGGTGCAGGACGTAATTGCGGATCTGCGTGCCCCACGAGGTGGTGGACTCGCCGCGCAGCTCCGACATCTTCTCCGCCTCCTCCTGCCGCTTGCGCTCCAAGAGCTTGGCCTGCAGGACGGTCATGGCCGAGGCGCGGTTCTGCAGCTGGGAGCGCTCGTTCTGGCAGGACACCACGATGCCGGTGGGCAGGTGGGTGATGCGGACCGCGGAGTCGGTGGTGTTGACGCCCTGGCCGCCGGGGCCCGAGGAGCGGTACACGTCGATGCGCAGATCGTCCTCGTTGATATCGATGTGGTCGGTCTGCTCGACGACCGGCACGATGTCGACGCCGGCGAAGGAGGTCTGGCGGCGGCCCTGGTTGTCGAACGGGCTGATGCGCACGAGGCGGTGGGTGCCGTGCTCGCCGCGCAGAGTGCCGTAGGCGTAGGGCGCCTTGACCACGAAGGTGGCCGACTTGATGCCGGCCTCTTCGGCGTAGGAGGTGTCGTAGACCTCGGTCGAGTAGTTCTTGCGCTCGGCCCAGCGCAGGTACATGCGCAGGAGCATCTGCGCCCAATCGGCGGCGTCCACGCCCCCGGCCTGGGAGTTGATCGTGATCAGCGCCTCGCGGGCGTCGTAGGGGCCCGACAGCAGCGTGCGGACCTCCAGCGCGTTGATGTCGCCGCGCAGGGAGACCAGCTCGCGCAGGGCCTCCTCACGGGTGTCGGCGTCGTCCTCGGCCTCGGCCAGCTCGTGCAGGACCGCGACGTCCTCCAGCCGGCGGCTCAGGCCCTCGACGCGGTTGAGCTCGCCCTGCAGGTGAGAGAGCCTGCTCGTGACCTTCTGGGCGGCCTCGGGGTCGTTCCACAGATCGGGCGCGGCGGCCTGCTCCTCAAGATCGGCGATCTGCTTGCGCATGCTGTCGAGATCGAGGACGTCCTGAATGCCCTTCAGGATGCCGTTAAGCTCGCGGATCTCTTCTGAGGGATCGATGGCTGCCACATCTGCCAAGGGTACGCGACAGCGCGGGCACCTCGCGCGTCGCTAGCATGGGCGGGGGACCGATCGGGAGGCGAGCGTGAAAAGGACCATGCGTGCCGCCTTCGTGGTGCTCCTGTTCGGCCTCGCGGCCTGCTCGCCGGGCGGTTCCGCGCCCGGCCGCGCGCCCGCCGCGGCCACCCCGGTGCGCGGCGCGGGCGCCGCCGCCACGAGCTCTGTCATCGCGTCCCCCTCCCCCACCGCCGAACCGCCCGCGGTGACGCTGGAGGAGGCCGCCGCGGTCGCCCGCGAGGTGCTCGGGGCCGACGACGCGGCGCGGGCCGCGGGCGCGGAGTCCTACGCCCTCGACCTGGCCCGTGACGCGCAGCGCCTGGTCACGGTGACGGCGTTCAAGTCCACGCGCATGAGCCCGCCGCGCTACACCTGGGGCGCGCCGAAGGTCATCGTGCCCCGGCTGGACCGCTACCCGTACTGGTTCGCCGCGGTCGCCGAGCGGCGCGACTCCGCCGGCGACGACCGCACGGCCGTGCTGGTCTTCATGAAGGAGTACAGCACCTCGCTGTGGCAGCTCGGCTTCTCCTCGCTGCTCTACCCCGGCGCCGAGCCCCCGGCCGTGCTGCTCGACGGCGAGGGGTACGCCACGCCGCTCGCCACCCGGGACGAGTCGCTGGCGATCAGCCCGCACCTGATGGCCCCGCTGCACGCGACCATCGCCGAGGAGGGGCCGGGCGGGTACGCCGCGAGCCTGATCGCGCCCGGCCCGCAGACGACCGGCTACTTCACCGAGGTCGGCAAGGTCCAGCCCGAGGAGAAGCGGCGCGGCCTGCTGTACGACTCGATCTTCGCCGCCACCACCTTCCCGATCTTCGCGCTGCGCGCCCCCGACGGCGGCGCGGTGATCATGTACTCGCTGACGCGCACGACGTCGCGGCAGGTCAAGACCGACAACGCGCTCGGCCTGGTGCCCGTGCCGAAGGACGTCCGCTGGGCCACCGACAGCCCCGTGGTGCGGCGCAGGCTCCGTGTCGAGGAGACCCAGCAGTACATCGGGCACATCTCGCGCAGGGGCGCCGCCGAGCCCGCCAAGGTGATCGGGTTCGACGGCACCCCGACCGGCGTGTCCAGCGACATGCCGGCCGGCGACTGAGGGGCCGCGCTCAGCCCTGTGGGTAGGGCAGGTTGCTGGTGGCGACCAGCGTGCGGATCGCGCGCAGCGCCACCGACAGCGTCGCGAGGTCGAAGTGGTCGCTCTCCCAGATCTCCGACAGCGTCTGCCGCGCCCGCGCGACCGCCGCCGAGTTGGCCTTCGACCACCCGGCCAGGCGCTCCTCGGGAGACAGCCCCGGGAGGCTGTGGGTGAGCACGTCCCTGGTCAGCGTCGCGTGCGCCGCGTACAGGTCGTCGCGCAGCGCGGCGCGGGCCATGGAGTTCCAGCGGTTGTCGCGCGGCAGGGCGATGACGCGTTCCCTGAGCCGGGCGAGCTGGAGCCGGTCGGCCAGGTCGAAGTAGACCTCGGCCACCTCCCCGACGGGCCGCGACGTCCGGGAGGCGATCTCGACCAGGTCGAAGGTCGAGTACGCCGGCACCATCACCGCCGCCCGCTCGGCCAGGTCGGCGGGCACGCCCCGCGCGACGAACCCGTCACGGCGCTCCTCGAAGGCCGCCAGGTCCGGCCCCGCGAGCAGCTTGGGCAGGTGCGGCAGCAGGCCGTCCGCGCCTTCGGCGAAGAACCGCGCGGTGGAGGCCAGGTCGATCGGCGGCCTGCGGTTGCCGAGCAGCCACCGCGCGCCCCGCTCGGCGAGCTTGCGGCCCTCCAGGAGCATGGCGAGCTGCGTCGCGGTGTCGACCTTGTTGTCCAGGGCCTCCACGGCGCGCCAGAAGGTCGGCAGCTCGAAGACCTCCCGGGACACCAGGTAGGCCCTGGCGATGTCGGGGACCGAGGCGCCGATCTCCTCGCCGAAGCGGAAGATGAACGTGGTGCCGCTGGCGTTGACCAGGTCGTTGACCACGCAGGTCGCGATGATCTCGCGGCGCAGCGGGTGGCCGTCCATGGCGGCGCGGAACCGCTCGCGCAGCGCCGAGGGGAAGTAGGACACCAGCCACGGTTCCAGGAAGGGATCGTCGGGGAGGTCGGAGGCCAGGAGCTGGTGGTCCACGGTGAGCTTGGTGTAGGCGAGCAGCACCGAGAACTCGGGGGCGGTGAGCCCGAGACCGGCCTGGCGCCGCTCGGCGAGCGTCTTGTCCGAGGGCAGGGCCTCCAGCTCACGGTTGATCACCCCTTCCCGCTCCAGCTTGCGCAGGTAGCGGGCGTGGATGTGCAGCATCTCGGGGGCCTGCGCCCGCGCGGCGGCGAGCACGACGTTCTGCGCCTTGTTGTCGCGCAGCACGAGCCCGGCGACCTCGTCGGTCATGTCCAGGAAGAGCTGGTCGCGCTCGCGGTCGCCGAGCCGGCCCTCCCGCACGACGCGGTCCAGGAGGATCTTGATGTTGACCTCGTGGTCGGAGGTGTCGACGCCCGCAGAGTTGTCGATGAAGTCGGTGTTGACGTACCCGCCGTTCAGGGCGAACTCGATGCGGGCGAGCTGGGTGAGCCCGAGGTTGCCGCCCTCGCCCACGACCTTGCACCGCAGCTCGCCGGCGTTGACCCGCAGGGAGTCGTTGGCCTTGTCGCCGACGTCGGCGTGGCTCTCGGAGGACGCCTTGACGTAGGTGCCGATGCCGCCGTTCCACAGCAGGTCGACGGGGGCCTTCAGGATCGCGCTGATCAGGTCGTTGGGGGTGAGCGCCGACACGCCGTCGGGGATGCCGAGCGCGGCGCGCATCTGCGGGGAGACGGGGACGGACTTGGCGGCGCGCGGCCACACCCCACCGCCCGAGGAGATCAGCTCGGGGTTGTAGTCGGCCCAGGAGCTGCGCGGCAGCGCGAACAGGCGGGCGCGCTCCTCGAAGCCGCGGGCGGCGTCGGGGGACGGGTCGACGAAGACGTGCCGGTGGTCGAAGGCGGCGACCAGCCTGATGTGGCGGGACAGCAGCATGCCGTTGCCGAAGACGTCCCCGGACATGTCGCCCACGCCGACGACGGTGAAGTCGGTGCTCTGGACGTCCACGCCCATGGACCGGAAGTGGTAGGCGACCGACTCCCAGGCGCCGCGCGCGGTGATGCCCATGGCCTTGTGGTCGTAGCCGACCGAGCCGCCGGAGGCGAAGGCGTCGCCGAGCCAGAAGCCGTAGTCCTTGGCGACGCTGTTGGCGATGTCGGAGAACGTCGCGGTGCCCTTGTCCGCGGCCACCACCAGGTAGGTGTCGTCGCCGTCGTGGCGGACGACGTCCTGCGGGGGCACGACGACGTTGTCCACGAGGTTGTCGGTGACGTCCAGCAGGCCGGAGATGAACTGCCGGTAGCAGGCCACGCCCTCGGCCATCAGCTCGTCGCGGCCCCCGCCCGCGGGCGGCCTCTTGACGACGAACCCGCCCTTGGAGCCGGTGGGCACGATGACGGTGTTCTTCACCATCTGGGCCTTGACCAGGCCGAGCACCTCGGTGCGGAAGTCCTCCATGCGGTCCGACCAGCGCAGCCCGCCGCGGGCCACCTTGCCGAACCGCAGGTGCACGCCCTCGACGCGCGGCGAGTACACGAAGATCTCGAACTTCGGCCGGGGCAGCGGGAGCACGCTGATCGCCGACGAGTCGAACTTGACGGATATATACGGCTTGCGCTTGCCGGCCACGCGCTGGAACGCGTTGGTCCGCAGCGTGGCGAGCACGATCTCCA containing:
- a CDS encoding penicillin-binding transpeptidase domain-containing protein, with translation MRRTLSAGLACAVLVPTASACFAEPSPHDAVSEFLVGWQTGRYDDAAGRTDGDPKVVGKALEDTGVQLDAASIRFSLKGLTTDGDSAVADFRAQVDLGDNNPLWQYDNKLPLHLVDGRWKVRWSPSVIHPELHPGQRFAVEVSTEGRQPIEDRNGDPLQREATLYVAGVYPARVKDPVGVCERLYHLTGFPQDRLLSRIRSAPPQDFVPLVTFGGRKYAQLRDRLDEIPDLTIDKKSQPVAPAEPADIIGKVGAITPETEQQLGGPQLAGDTVGQGGLQKAYQDQLTGSTGTKVITYDLKTNEPVAELAKWPGRTNTTSVKTTIDKGVQRAADLAVSGTAPATLVAVKASTGEILAVGAHEMDQLRDGLAGRFPPGSTFSIVALEALLRAGVDLRQKVPCPADRTVGGARFQQASVPSGGSLTIRTGFAQGCVTALASLARRVDAAELSQTAARFGVGVGWSLPLRSFSGTVPQAAGDAAKAKIIAGQTVRVSPLTMALVAAAVKSGTWRPPTLVTSPSAPDAAAQAPPAPQPGPMALDTATLDDLRGLMRAGVASGSAAAAAAPGEDVYGVSSGVAYVYKKRPRPLSWFVGWQGDVAVAVVTEAADPGASARIAGQFFRGTATAP
- the smpB gene encoding SsrA-binding protein SmpB; its protein translation is MPRESGRKLIAQNKRARHDYHIEDTYEAGLVLMGTEVKSLRAGRASLADGFAQVKDDEVWLMNVHIPEYHMGTWTNHAARRPRKLLLHRKEIGKIIAKTKESGLTLVPLALYFKDGRAKIEIGIARGKKTWDKRHDLAEKQATREMARALRYRNR
- the ftsX gene encoding permease-like cell division protein FtsX, encoding MRANFIFSEVWIGLRRNLTMTIAVIVTVAIGMALLGIGLMINAQVGNMSNFWTDKVQLSAYLCKKNDPFEACKGRGAVSEQEKQALQAQIKQMKQVETVFFEGQQKAYDNWKATFSSNNVLLSAVKPEDMPESFRVKLKDPNDYKAVVDALSGAPGVSNVVNDQELLDKFFGLMGKLRWAALVVAMIQVFAAILLIGNTVRLSAYNRRRETGIMRLVGASNLYIQLPFVMEGTIAGLVGGVISAVLLMFAKIVLFDGMKQYFVLSTQLSWSDVAQVITLTTVVGVLICIVASFFMLRRYLRV
- the ftsE gene encoding cell division ATP-binding protein FtsE, which encodes MIHFDNVTKVYVNQNRPALDHVSVDVDKGEFVFLVGPSGSGKSTFLRLVLKEERPNSGAIHVAGKDLARLSNFKVPHLRRRIGCVFQDFRLLPNKNVYENVAFALEVIGKPRRFIRKVVPEVVELVGLEGKAHRMPDELSGGEQQRVAMARAFVNRPMILLADEPTGNIDPATSIGIMKVLDRINRTGTTVVMATHDAAIVDSMRKRVVELEDGKIVRDQSRGVYGQAY
- the prfB gene encoding peptide chain release factor 2, which codes for MAAIDPSEEIRELNGILKGIQDVLDLDSMRKQIADLEEQAAAPDLWNDPEAAQKVTSRLSHLQGELNRVEGLSRRLEDVAVLHELAEAEDDADTREEALRELVSLRGDINALEVRTLLSGPYDAREALITINSQAGGVDAADWAQMLLRMYLRWAERKNYSTEVYDTSYAEEAGIKSATFVVKAPYAYGTLRGEHGTHRLVRISPFDNQGRRQTSFAGVDIVPVVEQTDHIDINEDDLRIDVYRSSGPGGQGVNTTDSAVRITHLPTGIVVSCQNERSQLQNRASAMTVLQAKLLERKRQEEAEKMSELRGESTTSWGTQIRNYVLHPYQIVKDLRTSVEAGNPSAVLDGDLDDFIEGEIRWMRRQETGASQ
- a CDS encoding NAD-glutamate dehydrogenase; the encoded protein is MPLDKEKDHLLRSAAELCAGPPGGDGLDGEDVLAFLRLYYRHVAPEELTGRDAAGLYRPAMAHRGFARHRPQGRALVRAYDPTVAEHGYDPGRSVVEIVTDDMSFLVDSATMELDRHGIGVHLIVHPQMRVRRDLTGRMLERDDDAAGGQALEESWIHIEIDRQSDPAVLEEVEKDLQRVLGDVRYAVEDFTKMRALAEGIALDLEAGPPALPPGAASGGVEESVELLRWLADGHFTFLGYREYRLESAPDGDRLRALPGTGLGILRADKAGSASFAAMPPEIRARAREKQLFIVTKANSRATVHRPAYLDYVGVKLFSPEGEVIGERRFLGLFTHVAYSESISHIPVLRRKLEEVLELAGFDPDGYDGKDLIEVLETYPRSELFQIPVAELLEVGLGVLRLRERKQVKLFLRRDDYGRYISCLIYLPRDRYTTDVRVRMQDILMRALGGKTLDYSTMIDESPLARLHVVIRGERGKRLAGAEVDLAALEAAVAATTRSWEDDLVTAIGELASPGAAESGLGAADVATLTRRYLRAFPEGYKADFGPATAVADLRRLEELAVSDGIAMDLYQPGDRGQCDLRFKVYRIGAAVSLSQVLPLLSRMGVEVVDERPYQIARAGDETGWIYDFGLRCPLTEDLGLEDFKRLFQDAFAALWRGEIESDGFNGLVLAAGLTWEQAQILRMYAKYLRQAGTTFSQRYIEKVLLGNVRLARLLVRLFEARLDPRRGDDAREDLSEALREEILAALEEVASLDEDRILRAYLEIVLATLRTNAFQRVAGKRKPYISVKFDSSAISVLPLPRPKFEIFVYSPRVEGVHLRFGKVARGGLRWSDRMEDFRTEVLGLVKAQMVKNTVIVPTGSKGGFVVKRPPAGGGRDELMAEGVACYRQFISGLLDVTDNLVDNVVVPPQDVVRHDGDDTYLVVAADKGTATFSDIANSVAKDYGFWLGDAFASGGSVGYDHKAMGITARGAWESVAYHFRSMGVDVQSTDFTVVGVGDMSGDVFGNGMLLSRHIRLVAAFDHRHVFVDPSPDAARGFEERARLFALPRSSWADYNPELISSGGGVWPRAAKSVPVSPQMRAALGIPDGVSALTPNDLISAILKAPVDLLWNGGIGTYVKASSESHADVGDKANDSLRVNAGELRCKVVGEGGNLGLTQLARIEFALNGGYVNTDFIDNSAGVDTSDHEVNIKILLDRVVREGRLGDRERDQLFLDMTDEVAGLVLRDNKAQNVVLAAARAQAPEMLHIHARYLRKLEREGVINRELEALPSDKTLAERRQAGLGLTAPEFSVLLAYTKLTVDHQLLASDLPDDPFLEPWLVSYFPSALRERFRAAMDGHPLRREIIATCVVNDLVNASGTTFIFRFGEEIGASVPDIARAYLVSREVFELPTFWRAVEALDNKVDTATQLAMLLEGRKLAERGARWLLGNRRPPIDLASTARFFAEGADGLLPHLPKLLAGPDLAAFEERRDGFVARGVPADLAERAAVMVPAYSTFDLVEIASRTSRPVGEVAEVYFDLADRLQLARLRERVIALPRDNRWNSMARAALRDDLYAAHATLTRDVLTHSLPGLSPEERLAGWSKANSAAVARARQTLSEIWESDHFDLATLSVALRAIRTLVATSNLPYPQG